The genomic window GTGCGGCCGGCACGCTGGTCTGCATGTTCGGCTGGTGGCGCGACGTCATCAAGGAAAGCATGACGCCGGGCATGCACACCGCTGTGGTGCGGCTGGGCATGCGCTACGGCATGATCCTGTTCATCGCCTCCGAGGTGATGTTCTTCGTGGCCTTCTTCTGGGCCTATTTCCACTTCGCGCTCTATCCGGAGCACGTCTCGGGCGCCACGCAGGCCATCTGGCCGCCCCAGGGCATCCGGACCTTCGACCCGTTCCACCTGCCCTTCCTCAACACCATGATCCTGCTGCTCTCGGGCTGCACGGTGACCTGGGCGCACCACGCGCTGCTGCACAATGACCGCAAGGGGCTGATCGTCGGCCTCGCGCTGACGGTGCTGCTGGGCATGATCTTCACCGGGCTGCAGGCCTGGGAATACGCGGTGGCCCCCTTCCCCTTCCGTGATGGCGGCGTCTACCCCTCCACCTTCTACCTCGCCACCGGGTTCCATGGCTTCCACGTGATCGTGGGCACCATCTTCCTGGCGGTCTGCCTGTTCCGCGCCATCGCCGGCCACTTCACGCCGGAGAAGCATTTCGGCTTCGAGGCGGCCGCCTGGTACTGGCACTTCGTGGACGTGGTGTGGCTGTTCCTCTTCGTCTCCATCTACTGGTGGGGCGCGGGCGAGATCGCCCCGCATTGATCCGCGCTTCGCGCACAATCCGGACGGCGCGCCCTCACCGGCGCGCCGTTTTCCGTTCATGAGCGGGCGTCGCTGGCAGAGGTTGATCCTGCCCTCCTTCCTCGCCCTGCCGGTGCTGGCCCTGCTGCTGGGGCTGGGGAGCTGGCAGGTGCAGCGCCTGGCCTGGAAGAACGGGCTGCTGGCGGAACTCGCCGCCGCCCAGGCCGCGGCACCCATCTCGGCCCCCCTGGCGCCGGAGCCCTTCGCCCATATCACCGCCACCGGCCGCTTCCGCCCGGGCGCCGAGGCGCTGCTGGGCCTGGAGGTCCGCGGCCCCGTGCTGGGCGGCAGCCTGATCGCGGTGCTGGACCGCGAGGGCGCGCCGCCGCTGCTGGTGGAACGTGGCTGGGTGCCCATGGAGGGCGGCGCCATCGAGCGCCCCGAGGGCGAGGTCACCGTCACCGGCTTCGCGCGCCCCAGCGAGCGCCGCAGCCCCTTCGCCGCCGCCGATGACGTGGCGGGCCGTCGCTTCCTCACCTTCGACGCTCCCGCCATCGCCGCCGCGCTGGGCGTGCCGGAGGCGCCGCCCTACGCCCTGACCGTCATTCGCCCGGGCGCCCCGCGCGGGCCCTCGGGTTTCGGCGCCGCGCCGCCGCCCTCGCGCGGGCCCCTGCCCGACGCCGCCACGGGCTTCCCCGCCCCCAACAACCCCCATCTGGGTTATGCGCTGACCTGGTTCGGGCTGGCCGCGGCCTGGGTCGCCATTTTCGCCCTCTGGGCCTTCCGTCGCATGAGGTCCCCATGAACGCCGCCTATCAGCGCCTGACCGCCCGCGCCGCCCGTCTCGCCGCCCTGGGCGAGGCGCAGTCCATCCTCCATTGGGATGCCAGCACCATGATGCCGCGTGGCGGCGGCGCGGCGCGGGGCGAGCAGCTGGCCGCCCTGGCCGGCCTTGGCCACGAGATGATGACGGCGCCCGAAGTGGCCGAGGACCTTGCCGCCGCCGAGGCTGAGGGCGAATGGGACAGCGCCAACCTCGCTTTGATGCGCCGCGCCCATCGCCGCGCCACCGCCCTGCCCACCGCCCTGGTCGAGGCCACCACCCGCGCCAATGCCGCCTGCGAGAAGGTCTGGCGCGACGCCAAGGCGACCTCCGACTTCGCCCTGGTCCGCCCCTTCCTGGAGGAGGTGCTGCGCCTCCAGCGCGAAACCGCCCAGGCCTACGCCGCCGCCACCGGCCTCAGCCCCTATGACGCGCTGATGGAGGGCTACCAGCCCGGCGTGACGGCCGCCGAGGTGGAGCCCGTCTTCACCGCCTACGAGGCCTGGCTGCGCGAGGCCCTGCCGCGCGCGGAAGAGATCCAGGCCCGGCGCGGCGCGCCCATCCCGCTGCCGGGCCCCTTTCCCGTCGCGGCCCAGCGCGAACTCTGCCGGCGCCTCTCCCTGCGTGTGGGGCTGGAGGCCGAGCATTCGCGCCTCGACGAAAGCCTCCACCCCTTCTGCGGCGGCACGCCCACCGATGTCCGCATCACCACCTTCTACAGCGAGAAGGACCCCGCCAAGGCGCTGCTGGGCGTGCTGCACGAGACGGGCCATGCCCTCTACGAACGCGGCCTGCCCGCCGCCCATGCCCGCCAGCCCGTGGGCGAGAGCGCCGGCATGGCGGCCCATGAATCGCAAAGCCTGATCGTGGAGATGCAGGCCTGCCGCTCCGACGCCTTCCTGGCCTTCCTGGGGCGGGAGTTGCACAAGGTCTTCGGCGGCGATGCCGCGCCCTATGCGGCGGGCAACCTGGCGAAGCTGTGGCGGCGCGTCTCCCGCGGCTTCATCCGCGTGGATGCGGATGAGATGACCTACCCGGCCCATGTCATCCTGCGCTTCCGGCTGGAACGCGCCATGATCGGCGGCGACCTGGCCGTGGCGGACCTGCCCGGCGCCTGGGCCGAGGGGCTGCAATCCCTGCTGGGCATCACCCCGCCCGACGATTCGCGCGGCTGCCTGCAGGACATCCATTGGCATGACGGCGCCTTCGGCTATTTCCCGAGCTACACCCTGGGCGCCATGGCGGCCGCGCAGCTCATGAAGGCGGCGCGCAAGGCCGAGCCGGGGCTGGATGTGGCGTTGGAGCAGGGCGACCTGTCACCCCTGCTGCGCTTCCTGCGGGCCAATGTGCATGCCCATGGCGCGCGCCTGGGCTTCCAGGACCTGCTGCGGGCCGCCACGGGCAAGCCGCTCGACCCCGCCGATTTCACCGAACACCTGACGTCCCGCTACCTGTAGCGGGCGGGGGGCGGTCAGCCCTCGTTGCGGACTTCCACCAGGGTGAAGAGCGCGATGGGGGGGCAGGCCTCCATCCGTTCGATCTGCGTCTCCGGCGTGAAGATGTCGGAGAGCTTGAAGTCCGGGTGCCAGCCCAGGATGCGCGCCAGCGGGGAGGTGGTGCGCTCCAGCCACCAGCGGAACCCGTCATCGGCGGCGAAGTGGTTCACGAAGAGCAGCTGCCCGCCGGGCCGCACCACGCGCGACATCTCGGCGAACAGCTTCTTCGCGTCCGGCACCACCGAGGCCGTGTACATGGCCACCGCGATGTCGAAGCTGTCATCGGCGAAGGCCATGGACTCCGCGTCCATCTCCATCAACCCATGGACGGCGGAGAGCTTCTCCTCCGCCACGCGCTTCTGCGCCTTCAGCAGCATGTCGCGCGAGAGGTCGATGCCGACCACCTCCAGCTCCGGCTTGTAGTGCGGCAGGGCGAGGCCCGTGCCCACGCCGACTTCCAGCACCCGCCGCCCCGCCGTCTGGGACAGGCGGTTGACGGCGGCGACGGCGCGTCGGCGGCCAGGCGCGGAGACGCCACCGAACACCACGTCATAGATGCCGGCCCATCGGCGATAGGCATCGCGGACGGAAGCGGCATCAAGCGCGGCGCGGGGGTGGGCGCGATCGCCTTCGGACATTCCCAAGCTGGACATCGTGGCGCGGGCGCCTTCTGGTGGAATGGGGGGTTAACCCGCCCCGTGCCACAGCGCAAGGCAGAGATGACGGCCACGTTTCATTCTTGGGAAGGTTTCCAGACGGGCTCAGGCATCGTCCAGAGCACGGGGTCGCGCATGGCGGCGGCGATCCGGGCCGCCAGGGCCTCCATCATGGCCTTCCCCTTCTCGGCCGTGGCGGCGCGCGGGTCGCCGCGCACACCGGTGCGCGGGGCGCGTTCGGCGAAGGAATAGAAGCGCGAGAAGCCGGGCGGGGCCTGCACGCCCTCATTGTTGGCGCCGGCCGCTTCCTCCAGCCGGTCCATCCGCACCTGGGCGGGGTCCAGCGCCATCCACAGCGCCGTCTCGCCCTCACAGGCGTGCATGATGCGCGGCTGGGTGGTGAGGATGGCGGCGATCTCGGCCGGCGCCGCCTGGGGCCAGGTGGTGGTGACCACGGGCATGCCGAATTCATGCGCCAGTTCCCGCACCGAGACGCCCAGCGGTTCGATATTGCCGCCATGGCCGTTCAGGATCAGCAGCCGCTGGAAGCCCTGGGCCTTCAGGCTGCGGACCACGCAGCGCAGCACGGCGTGGAAGGTGGGATAATCGAGCGTGATGGTCCCGCCGAAGGGCAGATGGTGTTCGGAAAGCCCGGTCCAGAGCGGCGGCAGCACCAACGCGGGCACATCCGTCGCACTCTCGGCCGCCGCGACCGCGACCTGGTGCGCGATGAAGCTGTCCGTCCAGACGGGCAGATGCGGCCCGTGCTGCTCCAGGCTGCCGATGGGCAGGATGGGCAGCGCACCCTCCGCCGCGCGGGCCTTCAGTTCGGGGCCGGTGAGCTTCTCCCAGCGGACTTCCATGGCGTGCCTCCTCTTGCGATCCGGCCGCAAGCTGACATGTCCGGGCGTGATGATCGAGCCAGCGTCATGATCGAAGTGGTCTGGTTCAAGCGGGATCTGCGCGTGGCGGACCACGCGGCGCTGGCCGCCGCGCGCGGGCCGGTGTTGCCGCTGTATGTGGTGGAGCCGGCCTATTGGCGCGGCGAGGATGCCTCCCCCCGGCAATGGCGCTTTACGCGCGAGGCTCTGCATGACCTGCGCGCCGCGCTGGCCGGAATCGGCGTGCCGCTGGTGGTTCGGGTGGGCGATGTGGTGGAGGTGCTGGCCGACCTCCATGCCCGCCACGGCATCCGCGCCCTGCACAGCCATGAGGAGACGGGCAACCTCTGGACCTATGCGCGCGACCGCGCCGTGGGCCGCTTCTGCCGCGCCCATGGCATTCCCTGGACCGAGCACCGGCAATTCGCCGTCTTCCGCCGCCTGCAGGACCGTGACCGCTGGGCCGCCCGCGCCGCCGCGCACCATGCGGCGCCGCTGATTCCCGTGCCGCAAGGGCTGGTTCCGGTGCCGGAGGTGGCGGAGGGCGCCATCCCCGACCAGCCCCGCGCCTGGAACCCCGAGGACGGGCTGCTCCGCCCACAGCCCGCCGGGCGCGCCGCCGCCTGGTCCCTGTTGGAAAGCTTCCTCGCCGGGCGCGGAGCGGATTACCGGCGCGGCATGTCCTCCCCCCGCACGGCCCCGCGCGCCTGTTCGCGCCTGTCGCCGCATCTGGCCATGGGCAGCGTCTCGATGCGGGAGGCGATGCAGCGCCTCGCCACCGCCCAGGCGGAACTGGCCGCCATGGACCCGCGCGAACGCCCCATCCCGTTGGGCGCCGCGCAATCCCTGGCGTCGCGGCTGCACTGGCATTGCCATTTCATCCAGAAGCTGGAGAGCGAGCCCGAACTCGAACGCCGTGCCGCCCACCCCGCCGCCGAGGCCGCCCGCCGCCCCACCGCCCCGGACGACCCCCTCCTGCTGGCCTGGGCCGAGGGCCGCACCGGCCTGCCCTTCCTCGATGCCTGCATGCGCAGCCTGATCGCCACCGGCTGGCTAAATTTCCGGATGCGCGCGATGGTCCAGGCCGTCGCCAGCTACCATCTGAACCTGGACTGGGCGGCGAGCGGCGCGCGGCTGGCCCGCCTCTTCACGGATTACGAGCCGGGCATCCATTGGCCCCAGGTGCAGATGCAGTCCGGCGCCACGGGCATCAACACGCCACGCATCTACAACCCCGTGAAGCAGGGGCTGGACCAGGACCCGGAGGCGGAATTCATCGCCCGCTGGGTGCCGGAGGTGGCGCATCTGCCGCCCGCCCTGCGCCACATGCCCTGGAAGCTGGACGCGCCGCCGCAGGGCTACCCCCCGCCGGTGGTGGACGTCACCGCCGCCATGCGCGCGGCGCGCGAGCGGCTGACGTCCCTGCGCGCCACCGCGGGCTTCGACGCCGCCGCCCGCCGCGTCTACGCGAAGCATGGCAGCCGCGCGCGCCGCTTCGGCCAGGACGACCCCGCCAGCGAACGCGCCAAATTCGCAGCCCGCACCGCCAAGGCCGCGCGGCAATTGCGCCTGGATGTGTGAGGGCTGGTTTTTCTGGACCCTTCTGCCCATTTGAGCATAAACATTGCTCAAAGGAGTTGCGCCATGTCCCACGCCAGCTACGCCGCGATCTATGACGCGCCCGTCACGGCGCGCATCGGCCGCATCCGCGCGGGCGTGCCGGCGACCACGGCCAAGGAATGGCTCGACCTGCCGGAGCTGGGCCGCAACGCCACCCTCAAGGCGCTGGACCTCGCCATCGCCACCTTCAACCGCAAGGTGAAGGAGCGCGGCACCCTCTCCCCCGCCGAGAGCGAGCGCGTGCTGGGCCTGGCCCGGCTGGTGGGCCAGGTGGAATCCATGGTGCTGGAAGCCGGCGCGCCCGAGGGCTTCGACGCCCGCGCCTGGCTGGCGCGCTGGCTGCAGGAGCCGCTGCCCGCGCTCGGCCATGCCCGCCCGCTGGATTTCCTCAACACCATGGAGGGGCAGCGCCTGGTTTCCGACACCCTCGCGAAGGCCATCAGCGGCGCCTACGCGTGAGTGTCACCGCCTGGCGCATCGCCAGCGACACGCGGGGCTGGGCGGCGGATGACCTTTCGGGCGCCGGGGCCGAGGCCACGGGTGGCCGGTGGAACCCGCCGGGGCAGGCGGTGGTCTATGCGTCCATGAGCCGGGCGCTGGCCTGCCTGGAGACGGTGGTGCACCTGAACGCGGGCGGGCTGCCGCTGAACCGCTATCTGGTGGAACTGACCATTCCCGACGCGCTGTGGAAGGCCGCGCGGCGCGAGACGCCGGAAAGCCTGCCCGTGGGCTGGGATGCGGAGCCCGCCAGCGCCACCAGTGAGCGCCTGGGCGGGGAATGGCTGGCCGGCGGGGCGAGCGCGCTGCTGCTGGTGCCCTCGGTGGTCGTGCCGGAGGAGTGGAACCTGCTGCTGAACCCGCGCCATGCCGGGGCGGCGGGGGTGCGCGCGCGGAAGGTGCGGAAGTGGCTGTATGACCCGCGTCTGCGAAGGGCTTGAGTGGGCGCGGTTGCTCCGGTATCCATGTGCCCCAGGCGCGGGCGTAGTTCAGAGGTAGAACGTCAGCTTCCCAAGCTGAATGTCGTGGGTTCGATTCCCATCGCCCGCTCCAACCTACTGGCCGGCTTCACCCCTCCGCCATCGCCACCGCCTCGCCCAAATCCACGCTCAACAGCCGCGACACCCCGCGCTCCTGCATCGTCACGCCGAACAGCCGGTGCATCCGCGCCATGGTCAGCGCGTGGTGGGTGATGATGAGGAAGCGCGTCCCCCCCGCCACCCGCGTCTCGCCATCCGCCGCGTCGCCATCCACCTCGGGCGGGCGGGACATCACGTCCAGCAAATCGCACAGCCGCTCCACATTCGCGTCGTCCAGCGGCGCATCCACCTCGTCCAGCACGCAGACGGGCGCGGGGTGGCAGCGGAACACGGCGAAGATCAAGGAAAGCGCCGTCAGCGCCTGCTCCCCGCCCGACAGCAGCGACAGCGCGGACAGCTTCTTACCCGGCGGCTCCGCATAGATCTCGAGGCCGCCTTCCAGCGGGTCCTCGCTGCCCACCAGCGCCAGATGCGCCCGCCCGCCGCCGAACAGCCGCGTGAACAGCGCGCGGAACTCCCGGTCCACCTGGTCGAAGGTGGCGCGCAGCCGCTCCCGCGCCTCGCGGTTCAGATGGCCGATCGATCCGCGCAGCTTCGCGATGGCGGCGCCGATCTCCTCCCGCTCGCGCAGCAGGGTGGCGATGCGGGTCTCCAGCTCCTCCAACTCCACCTCGGCGCGGAGGTTCACCGGCCCCATCTCCTCCCGTTCGCGCGCCAGGCGCTCGGCCTTGCGGCGGGCGCGGTCCTCGGCAGCGTCGGAGAGGTCCTCGGGAGGCTCGGGCAAGGCGGGCTCCTCGCCCAGCCGTTCGGTGATGCGCTCGGCCAGCGCGGCACCGGCGCGCAAAGCGGCCTCGCGCGCCGCCTCGGCCCGCAGTGCGGCCTCGCGCGCGGAAGCCAGCGCGGCATCGGCCGCGCGCCGCGTCTCCTCCGCTGTGCGGGCGCGGGTGGAGGCCGTCTCCAGCGCCGCCACCGCCGCCGCATGGGCGGATTCGGCGGCGGTGAGGCGCATGGCGGCCTCCTCCGTCAGCCGCGCCGCCTCTTCGGGGCGGCGGGCCAGCGCCTCGCGCCGCGCGGAGGCCTCGGCCACGCGGGCGGTCAGGGCCTCGCGGCGGGTGGTGGCCTCGGACAGGCGCTGCGCCCAGGCGGCGCGTTCGGCCAGCGCGGCTTCGCGCCTCGCGGCCAAGCCTTCGCGTTCGGCCCGCAGCCCGGCCGCGCGGCCCCGCGCCTCCGCCTCACGGCCGCGCACCTCCGACAGCGCCAGCCGCGCCGTCTCCACCGCCGCGCGCGCCTCAGCCAGATCCGGCAGGACGGCGCGGGCGGCGCGGGCGGTGGCGAGCGCGGCCTCCGCCTCGGCCAGTTCCGCGCCCAGCCGTTCCTCCTGTGGGGCCAGCGCGGCGAGCTGCGCGGCGGCGGCGGCCTGGCGTTCGGTCAGGCGCTGCAATTCGGTGCGGCGGCTGGCCAATTCGCCTTCGGCAGCCGCGCGGGCGCGGCGGGCGGCCTGTTCGGCGGCCTCGGCGCGGGTGGCGGCGGCGGCTTCCTCCGCGGCGCCGCGCGGGGCGGGCAGGGCGGCCAGCGCGGCTTCGGCCTCGCGCAGGGCGGCTTCGGCTTCGTCGCGCTCGGCCTTGGCCCGGCCGGCCTGGGCGGCGGTTTCCGCGAGGCGGCGTTCGGCGGCGTCGAGGTTGGCGGCCAGGCGGGCGGCGCGGGTCTCGGCCTCGCGCGCCTGGGCCTCGGCGACATTTCGGGCGCGGCGGGCGGTTTCCTCGGCGGATTGCGCGGCGCGGTCGGCGGCGACAGCCTCGGCGCGGGCCGTTTCGGCGGCGCGGGCCAGGGGCGCGGCATCGGCCAGCTTCGCCTCGGCCTGGCGCAGCCGGGCCAGCGCCTGGAGCCGCGCGGCCCCGGCCTGGGCCCCACCCGGCGCCAGCACATACCCATCCCAGCGCCACAACGCCCCGCCGCGCGAGACCAGGGCCTGGCCCGGGCGCAGCGCCGTCTGGTGTGGCGCGCCATCCTCCGCCAGCCCGATCTGCGACAGCGCACGGGCCAGTTCCGGCGGTGCCTCGACCAGCGAGGCGAGGGAGGTGATCCCGGCCGGCAGCGGCGGCGCCTCGGCCAGCGGCGGCAGCGCGCGCCAGAAGCGGCTGCGCCCGCTGCCGCGCCCACCCTCCAGGCCTTCGCCCAGCGCGGCGCCCAGCGCGGCTTCCAGCCCGGCCGGCACGCGCAGGGTCCGGGCGATGGGGTTGGCCTCGGCGGCATCGCCCGTGGCGGCCTCCAGCCCCTGCAACTCGGCCTTCAGGCGGGATTCGGCGGCCAGCGCGGCGGTTTCGGCGGCGCGCGCCTCGGTGGCGCGGCGGGTGGCGGCCTCGCGGGCGGGCAGGGCTTGGGCCAGGGTGGCCTCGGCGTCGCGCAGCTTCGCGGCGGCGGCATCGGCGGCCTCGCGCGCCTGGGCGGCCTCGGCCGCATCGGGGCGGGCGGCGGCGAGGCGCGCCTGCTCCCCCCTGGCCGCCTCGTCTCGCCCGCGGGCGGATTGGGCGCGGCTGGCGGCGGCGGCGCGGGCGCGTTCGGCGGCGGCGCGCTCGATCTCGGCGGCGCGGGCGGCGCGGCTCGCTTCGGCGGCCTGTTCGGCGGCGTGGCGGCGGGCGCGTTCGGCGGCGTCCAGCGCGGCGCGGGCCTCGGCCAAGGCGGTTTCGGCGGCGGACAGCGCCTCGGCGGCGGCGGCGCGGACGGGTTCAGGGACGGATTGCGCCTCGGCGGCCTTCCGCTGGGCCTCCAGTTGGGCGCGCTGCTCCTGCAGGCGCCGCGCCCGCTGCTCCGCGAAGTTCAGTTCGGAGGCGAGCTGGTTGGCCCGCGCAGCCAGTTGCGCCGCCGCCTCCGTCGCCTCCTGCAGGCGGGCCTCGGTGGTGGCGACCTCGGCGGCGAAGGCGTCCGCACCCGCTTCCGCCTCCGCGATGCGGGCGGGCAACTGCCCCTCGGCGCCGGCCAGCCCCGCGGCCTCGCGCCCGGCGCGCGTCTCTGCGGCCCGGGCGTCCTCTTCCAGCTTTTCCGCATCGGCCACGTCGGCGCGAAGCTGGGCGAGGTTCGCCTCCGCCTCGCGCAGCGCCTCGGCCGCACGGGCGGATTCGGCGGCGAGGTTTTCGGCCTCCACGCGTCGGCGTTCCAGCAGCGTGCGGGTCAGGCCTTCCTCGGCGCGGGGCGCCTCGACGGCGGCGGAAAGCGTCTCGGCGGCGCGGGTCGCCTGGGCGGCCTCGGCCTCGGCCCGGCGCAGGGCATCGCCGCGCTCCTCCAGCGCGGCGCTGGCCTGCTGGATTGCGGCCTCGGCGCGGGCGACAAGAAGGGCGAACCAATCCCCCTCCGCATCGCGCACCAGCCCGGACAAGTTGCGGTAGCGCGCCGCCTGCCGCGCCTGTTTCTTCAGGGATTCCTGCTGGGTGGTCAGGCTGCCCAACAGATCCTCGCTGCGGGCGAGGTTGTTCTCCGCCTGCCGCAGCTTCAATTCCGCCTCGTGCCGGCGGGCGCGCAGGCCGGCGATGCCCGCGGCCTCCTCCAGCACCGAGCGCCGTTCCTCCGGCTTGGCGCCGATCAGCAGCGCCACCCGCCCCTGGCTGACCATGCCGGAGGCACGCGGGCCGGAGGCGAGGTCCGCGAACATCGTGTTCACGTCCCGCGCCCGCACCTCACGCCCATTGATGCGGTAGGAACTGCCCGAGCCACGCTCGATGCGGCGGATCACCTCCAGCTCGGCCGCGCGGTCCATGGGCGGCGGGGCGACACCCAGCGCATCCTCCAGCCGCAGCACCACTTCCGCGAGGTTGCGGGCGGGGCGGGTCGCGGTGCCGGCGAAGATGACGTCGTCCATCTCGCCGCCGCGCAAGGACCGCGCATTGCTCTCGCCCATGGCCCAGCGCAGCGCCTCGACCACGTTGGACTTGCCGCAGCCATTGGGGCCCACGATGCCCGTCAGCCCGGGCAGGACGGGGACCTGCACGGGCTCGGCGAAGCTCTTGAACCCGGCGATGGAGATGCCGGTGAGGGTGGCGGAGAGGCGGCGCCGCCCCTCCTCCACCGCTTCCGGCTCGGCCGCTTCAGGCGTGGTCTCGCTCACGTGCGCGGGGCGCTGCGGACCTGCCGTTCGAACTCCGCGAAGGACAGCCCGCCCGTGTGCAGCCGCCCGTTGAAGGTGAAGCTGGGCGTGGCGCGGATCTGGTATTGCTGCTCCGCCGCCAGGCGCTGGGACAGGATGCCGCGATGGAAGTCCTGGTCCGCGGCGACGGCGTTGAAGGCCTCGCGGTCCATGCCGGCCAGGGCGGCGACGCGCGCCAGCTCCTCCGCCTGGCGGCCCTGGGCGAAGGCCCAGCGGGACTGGGTCTGGAAAAGGGCCGTCAGGAAGGCCTCATACCGCTCGGCCGGCATGGCGCGGGCCACGGCCGAGGCCAGCAGGGCGATGCCGTCCAGCGGGAAGTCACGCCAGACCATGCGGACCTGCCCCGTCTCGACCAGCTGGCGGCGCGCCTGGGGCCAGACGTCGTTGTGGAAATTCGCGCAATGCCCGCAGGTGAGGGAGAAGAATTCCTGCACCACCACGGGGGCGTTGGCCTGGCCCGTGCTGCGCTCGGCGAGGCGCGGGTCGGTGGGGGCGGGGGTTTGGGCGAAGGCGGGCGTGGCGAGGACGCCGCCGCCCAGCACGCCCAGATGACGACGCGAAATCCGCATGGAACCAGGTCTCCTGATGCTTTGGGCGGAGTTTACCCGCCGCCGCGCCGGGGCACAAAGCGTCGGCGCGGGGTGAGACAGAATGCTACATTAACCCTCGACGACCGGCCCCCGCAGCCGGACGGCACTGGGCGGCCGGCGGTAGGCGGCCGCGAAGGCGGCGTTGAAGCGCCGCAGGCTGCCGAACCCCGCTTGCGCCGCGATGTCCGTCATGGGCAGCGCCGTGGTGTCGAGCAATCGCTGCGCGCGGCGGAGCCGGGCCGTGCGGGCGGCCTGCGTGGGCGAAGCGCCGACATGGCGGGCGAACAATCGGGCGAGGTGCCGCCCGCCCACGCCGAGGCGGGTGGCGAGCGCCCCCACCGTGGCGCCCTCGCCATCCAGCGCCCCCTGCTCGATCAGCCGCAGGGCGCGTGCGACCGTCGTGGCCGAGCCGTTCCAGGCCGCGCAGAAGGGCGCCGTCTCGGGACGGCAGCGGAGGCAGGGGCGGTAGCCTGCGGCCTCGGCCGCCGCCGCGGAGGCCGCGAAACGCACATTCTTTCGCAGAGGCAGGCGCACCGGGCAGACGGGCCGGCAGTAGACGCCGGTCGTCCGCACCAGGATGAAGAACCGCCCATCATAGGCCGGGTCGCGCGCCAGCCAGGCGCGCTCGCATTCGGCGTCGTCGAGGGGGAGGACGGAGTCCGTTTCCGGCGAGCGGGTGGGCACGGCGTGACGCTATCCCACACCGCATGCGCGATGTGAACGCAAAACCGATGGGCCCCGCGGAGTGGGGCTTGCTTCTCGGCCTCTCCATCCTCTGGGGCGGGTCGTTCTTCTTCGCCAAGATCGCGGTCGCCGAGCTGCCGCCGCTTACCCTCGTCCTGGGCCGTGTCGCCCTGGCCGCGCTCGCGCTGCATGTCGTGGTGCTTCTGTCGGGGCGGCGCATGCCCCTCACGCGGGAGGCGCTGCTCGCCTTTGCCGTCATGGGGGTGCTGAACAACCTCATCCCCTTCGCGCTCATCTTCTGGGGGCAGACGCGCATCGCCAGTGGCGTCGCCTCCATCCTCAACGCCACCACCCCGCTGTTCACCATCGTCGTCGCCCACCTCCTCACGCGTGACGAGAAGGCGAGCGGGGGGCGGCTCGCGGGTGTGCTGCTCGGCATTGCCGGCGTTGCCGTGATGATCGGTCCCGGTGCGGTGGGATCACTCGGCCGGGATGGGGCGGCGTGGGGTGAGCTGGCGGTGCTTGGGGCCGCGCTCTCCTACGCCTTCGCCGGCGTGTGGGGACGCCGCTTCCGCACCCTGGGCCTGGATCCGCTCGTCGCGGCTTGCGGTCAGCTCTCAGCCAGCACGCTGCTGGCCCTGCCGGTCGTCCTGCTTGTGGACGCGCCCTGGACGCTGCCGGCCCCGGGCGGAGCCACCTGGACGGCGCTGCTGGCCCTCGCCCTTGCCAGCACGGCGCTTGCCTACGTCCTCTTCTTCCGCGTGCTGGCGGTGGCGGGGGCGACCAG from Roseococcus microcysteis includes these protein-coding regions:
- a CDS encoding cytochrome c oxidase subunit 3 — its product is MASTGQGGSPYKHPYHLVDPSPWPLLAAFAAGLLVTGIILQAHYGMIWPLVLGAAGTLVCMFGWWRDVIKESMTPGMHTAVVRLGMRYGMILFIASEVMFFVAFFWAYFHFALYPEHVSGATQAIWPPQGIRTFDPFHLPFLNTMILLLSGCTVTWAHHALLHNDRKGLIVGLALTVLLGMIFTGLQAWEYAVAPFPFRDGGVYPSTFYLATGFHGFHVIVGTIFLAVCLFRAIAGHFTPEKHFGFEAAAWYWHFVDVVWLFLFVSIYWWGAGEIAPH
- a CDS encoding SURF1 family protein; the protein is MSGRRWQRLILPSFLALPVLALLLGLGSWQVQRLAWKNGLLAELAAAQAAAPISAPLAPEPFAHITATGRFRPGAEALLGLEVRGPVLGGSLIAVLDREGAPPLLVERGWVPMEGGAIERPEGEVTVTGFARPSERRSPFAAADDVAGRRFLTFDAPAIAAALGVPEAPPYALTVIRPGAPRGPSGFGAAPPPSRGPLPDAATGFPAPNNPHLGYALTWFGLAAAWVAIFALWAFRRMRSP
- a CDS encoding carboxypeptidase M32, with the protein product MNAAYQRLTARAARLAALGEAQSILHWDASTMMPRGGGAARGEQLAALAGLGHEMMTAPEVAEDLAAAEAEGEWDSANLALMRRAHRRATALPTALVEATTRANAACEKVWRDAKATSDFALVRPFLEEVLRLQRETAQAYAAATGLSPYDALMEGYQPGVTAAEVEPVFTAYEAWLREALPRAEEIQARRGAPIPLPGPFPVAAQRELCRRLSLRVGLEAEHSRLDESLHPFCGGTPTDVRITTFYSEKDPAKALLGVLHETGHALYERGLPAAHARQPVGESAGMAAHESQSLIVEMQACRSDAFLAFLGRELHKVFGGDAAPYAAGNLAKLWRRVSRGFIRVDADEMTYPAHVILRFRLERAMIGGDLAVADLPGAWAEGLQSLLGITPPDDSRGCLQDIHWHDGAFGYFPSYTLGAMAAAQLMKAARKAEPGLDVALEQGDLSPLLRFLRANVHAHGARLGFQDLLRAATGKPLDPADFTEHLTSRYL
- a CDS encoding class I SAM-dependent methyltransferase: MSEGDRAHPRAALDAASVRDAYRRWAGIYDVVFGGVSAPGRRRAVAAVNRLSQTAGRRVLEVGVGTGLALPHYKPELEVVGIDLSRDMLLKAQKRVAEEKLSAVHGLMEMDAESMAFADDSFDIAVAMYTASVVPDAKKLFAEMSRVVRPGGQLLFVNHFAADDGFRWWLERTTSPLARILGWHPDFKLSDIFTPETQIERMEACPPIALFTLVEVRNEG
- a CDS encoding creatininase family protein; the encoded protein is MEVRWEKLTGPELKARAAEGALPILPIGSLEQHGPHLPVWTDSFIAHQVAVAAAESATDVPALVLPPLWTGLSEHHLPFGGTITLDYPTFHAVLRCVVRSLKAQGFQRLLILNGHGGNIEPLGVSVRELAHEFGMPVVTTTWPQAAPAEIAAILTTQPRIMHACEGETALWMALDPAQVRMDRLEEAAGANNEGVQAPPGFSRFYSFAERAPRTGVRGDPRAATAEKGKAMMEALAARIAAAMRDPVLWTMPEPVWKPSQE
- a CDS encoding cryptochrome/deoxyribodipyrimidine photo-lyase family protein; the protein is MIEVVWFKRDLRVADHAALAAARGPVLPLYVVEPAYWRGEDASPRQWRFTREALHDLRAALAGIGVPLVVRVGDVVEVLADLHARHGIRALHSHEETGNLWTYARDRAVGRFCRAHGIPWTEHRQFAVFRRLQDRDRWAARAAAHHAAPLIPVPQGLVPVPEVAEGAIPDQPRAWNPEDGLLRPQPAGRAAAWSLLESFLAGRGADYRRGMSSPRTAPRACSRLSPHLAMGSVSMREAMQRLATAQAELAAMDPRERPIPLGAAQSLASRLHWHCHFIQKLESEPELERRAAHPAAEAARRPTAPDDPLLLAWAEGRTGLPFLDACMRSLIATGWLNFRMRAMVQAVASYHLNLDWAASGARLARLFTDYEPGIHWPQVQMQSGATGINTPRIYNPVKQGLDQDPEAEFIARWVPEVAHLPPALRHMPWKLDAPPQGYPPPVVDVTAAMRAARERLTSLRATAGFDAAARRVYAKHGSRARRFGQDDPASERAKFAARTAKAARQLRLDV
- the parS gene encoding type II RES/Xre toxin-antitoxin system antitoxin; translated protein: MSHASYAAIYDAPVTARIGRIRAGVPATTAKEWLDLPELGRNATLKALDLAIATFNRKVKERGTLSPAESERVLGLARLVGQVESMVLEAGAPEGFDARAWLARWLQEPLPALGHARPLDFLNTMEGQRLVSDTLAKAISGAYA